From the genome of Pelobates fuscus isolate aPelFus1 chromosome 6, aPelFus1.pri, whole genome shotgun sequence, one region includes:
- the LOC134566189 gene encoding histone H4, whose product MSGRGKGGKGLGKGGAKRHRKVLRDNIQGITKPAIRRLARRGGVKRISGLIYEETRGVLKVFLENVIRDAVTYTEHAKRKTVTAMDVVYALKRQGRTLYGFGG is encoded by the coding sequence ATGTCTGGTCGCGGTAAAGGAGGAAAAGGGCTCGGTAAAGGAGGTGCCAAGCGGCACAGGAAGGTGCTCCGGGATAACATCCAGGGGATCACTAAACCGGCTATCCGCCGTTTGGCTCGCAGAGGAGGCGTCAAGCGAATCTCCGGCCTCATTTACGAGGAGACTCGCGGAGTGCTCAAAGTCTTCCTGGAGAATGTTATCCGCGATGCAGTCACCTACACTGAGCACGCCAAGAGGAAGACGGTCACCGCCATGGACGTGGTGTACGCGCTCAAACGCCAGGGCCGCACTCTCTACGGTTTCGGAGGTTAA
- the LOC134565881 gene encoding histone H4-like gives MSGRGKGGKGLGKGGAKRHRKVLRDNIQGITKSAIRRLARRGGVKRISGLIYEETRGVLKVFLENVIRDAVTYTEHAKRKTVTAMDVVYALKRQGRTLYGFGG, from the coding sequence ATGTCTGGTCGCGGTAAAGGAGGAAAAGGGCTCGGTAAAGGAGGTGCCAAGCGGCACAGGAAGGTGCTCCGGGATAACATCCAGGGGATCACTAAATCGGCTATACGCCGTTTGGCTCGCAGAGGAGGCGTCAAGCGAATCTCCGGCCTCATTTACGAGGAGACTCGCGGAGTGCTCAAAGTCTTCCTGGAGAATGTTATCCGCGATGCAGTCACCTACACTGAGCACGCCAAGAGGAAGACGGTCACCGCCATGGACGTGGTGTACGCGCTCAAACGCCAGGGCCGCACTCTCTACGGTTTCGGAGGTTAA
- the LOC134565879 gene encoding histone H2A type 1-like: protein MSGRGKQSSKVRAKAKTRSSRAGLQFPVGRVHRLLRKGNYAQRVGAGAPVYLAAVLEYLTAEILELAGNAARDNKKTRIIPRHLQLAVRNDEELNKLLGGVTIAQGGVLPNIQAVLLPKKTESQKASKSK from the coding sequence ATGTCAGGAAGAGGCAAACAGAGCAGCAAAGTCCGGGCTAAAGCAAAGACCCGATCATCCAGAGCAGGTCTGCAGTTCCCAGTCGGCCGTGTCCACAGGCTGCTCAGGAAGGGGAACTACGCCCAGCGGGTTGGAGCCGGAGCTCCGGtctatctggctgcagtgctggagtatCTGACCGCTGAGATCCTGGAGCTGGCTGGGAACGCCGCCAGAGATAACAAAAAGACCCGCATCATCCCCCGCCATCTGCAGCTCGCTGTGCGCAATGACGAGGAGCTCAACAAACTGCTCGGAGGGGTCACCATAGCCCAGGGTGGGGTCCTGCCCAATATCCAGGCTGTCTTACTGCCCAAGAAAACCGAGAGCCAAAAGGCGTCCAAGAGCAAGTAA
- the LOC134565883 gene encoding histone H2B 1.1-like has product MPEPAKSAPAPKKGSKKAVTKTQKKDGKKRRKSRKESYAIYVYKVLKQVHPDTGISSKAMGIMNSFVNDIFERIAGESSRLAHYNKRSTITSREIQTAVRLLLPGELAKHAVSEGTKAVTKYTSAK; this is encoded by the coding sequence ATGCCTGAACCAGCCAAGTCCGCACCAGCACCCAAGAAGGGATCTAAGAAAGCCGTGACCAAGACCCAGAAGAAGGATGGGAAGAAGCGCAGAAAGAGCAGGAAGGAAAGCTATGCTatctacgtgtacaaggtgctgaaACAGGTCCACCCCGACACCGGTATCTCCTCCAAGGCCATGGGGATCATGAATtcctttgtcaatgatatcttCGAGCGCATCGCAGGGGAATCCTCCCGCCTGGCTCATTATAACAAgcgctccaccatcacctcccgggAGATCCAGACCGCTGTACGGCTCTTACTGCCCGGAGAGCTGGCCAAGCACGCCGTGTCTGAGGGCACCAAGGCAGTGACCaagtacaccagcgccaagtaa
- the LOC134565880 gene encoding histone H2B 1.1-like, which translates to MPEPAKSAPAPKKGSKKAVTKTQKKDGKKRRKSRKESYAIYVYKVLKQVHPDTGISSKAMGIMNSFVNDIFERIAGESSRLAHYNKRSTITSREIQTAVRLLLPGELAKHAVSEGTKAVTKYTSAK; encoded by the coding sequence ATGCCTGAACCAGCCAAGTCCGCACCAGCACCCAAGAAGGGATCTAAGAAAGCCGTGACCAAGACCCAGAAGAAGGATGGGAAGAAGCGCAGAAAGAGCAGGAAGGAAAGCTATGCTatctacgtgtacaaggtgctgaaACAGGTCCACCCCGACACCGGTATCTCCTCCAAGGCCATGGGGATCATGAATtcctttgtcaatgatatcttCGAGCGCATCGCAGGGGAATCCTCCCGCCTGGCTCATTATAACAAAcgctccaccatcacctcccgggAGATCCAGACCGCTGTACGGCTCTTACTGCCCGGAGAGCTGGCCAAGCACGCCGTGTCTGAGGGCACCAAGGCAGTGACCaagtacaccagcgccaagtaa
- the LOC134565882 gene encoding histone H2A type 1-like yields MSGRGKQSSKVRAKAKTRSSRAGLQFPVGRVHRLLRKGSYAQRVGAGAPVYLAAVLEYLTAEILELAGNAARDNKKTRIIPRHLQLAVRNDEELNKLLGGVTIAQGGVLPNIQAVLLPKKTESQKASKSK; encoded by the coding sequence ATGTCAGGAAGAGGCAAACAGAGCAGCAAAGTCCGGGCTAAAGCAAAGACCCGATCATCCAGAGCAGGTCTGCAGTTCCCAGTCGGCCGTGTCCACAGGCTGCTCAGGAAGGGGAGCTACGCCCAGCGGGTTGGAGCCGGAGCTCCGGtctatctggctgcagtgctggagtatCTGACCGCTGAGATCCTGGAGCTGGCTGGGAACGCCGCCAGAGATAACAAAAAGACCCGCATCATCCCCCGCCATCTGCAGCTCGCTGTGCGCAATGACGAGGAGCTCAACAAACTGCTCGGAGGGGTCACCATAGCCCAGGGTGGGGTCCTGCCCAATATCCAGGCTGTCTTACTGCCCAAGAAAACCGAGAGCCAAAAGGCGTCCAAGAGCAAGTAA